A single genomic interval of Pyrus communis chromosome 5, drPyrComm1.1, whole genome shotgun sequence harbors:
- the LOC137733988 gene encoding U-box domain-containing protein 35-like, translating into MDGSEITGEGVNFSPPPSVVGIAISGDKNSKYIVRWALDKFVPEGNVSFKLIHVRPRITGVPTPMGSRIPISQVREDVVAAYRKEMEWQASEKLAPYKKMCASRKVQVDVVLVESDDVANAIAEEVAKSAICNLVLGAPSRGIFKRKQNGLSSKISACTPRFCTVYAVSKGKLSSVRASDAESVESVKDDNSDTCSVCSSSSYTSSSQMGTDRGSVSSNFHFRSPSLPIQRFQALTNINQTLLSTKSNSNDTIHSRCHSQDLGSFVTDCQSWTSDQASTSDAVTNYSPESQATINLELEKLRIELRHVKGMYAMAQSETMDASRKINNLNKRWLEEAVRLKEINSMEEKAIVSATQEKEKYESAKREADYMRECVEREVAQRREAEMKAMHDAKEKEKLEQALVGPVQQYQKFSWDEIVTSTSSFSEDLKIGMGAYGTVYKGSFHHTTAAVKVLHSIENRQTKQFQQELEILSKIRHPHLLLLLGACPDHSCLVYEYMENGSLEDRLLQKNGTPPIPWFERFRIAWEVASTLVFLHSTKPKPIIHRDLKPANILLDHNLVSKIGDVGLATMLNSDPSMSSIYNDTGPVGTLSYIDPEYQRTGIISPQSDVYAFGMVILQLLTAKPARAITHLVETAVKDKNLTDVLDPKAGHWPMEETRQLAELGLSCAELRRRDRPDLKEQVVPLLERLKEVAETAKNSASVVQCLPPNHFICPILKDVMDEPCVAADGYTYDRKAIEKWLEENDNSPMTNLPLPNKNVILNYTLLSAIMEWKTRKQ; encoded by the exons ATGGATGGGAGTGAAATTACTGGAGAAGGTGTAAATTTCTCACCTCCTCCATCAGTTGTTGGCATTGCTATCAGTGGGGACAAAAATAGCAAATACATAGTTAGGTGGGCTCTGGATAAGTTTGTTCCGGAGGGAAATGTTTCCTTCAAGTTGATTCATGTCCGGCCAAGGATCACCGGAGTTCCAACACCAA TGGGAAGTCGGATTCCTATTTCGCAAGTGCGAGAGGACGTAGTAGCTGCTTATAGAAAGGAAATGGAGTGGCAGGCAAGCGAAAAGCTTGCTCCATACAAGAAAATGTGTGCTTCTAGGAAG GTGCAAGTAGATGTTGTACTAGTTGAATCGGATGACGTTGCAAATGCAATAGCAGAAGAGGTTGCTAAGTCTGCTATATGCAATCTCGTCTTAGGTGCCCCATCTCGTGGCATTTTTAAAAG GAAACAAAACGGACTCTCCTCAAAAATCTCAGCCTGCACTCCAAGATTTTGCACCGTGTATGCTGTTTCAAAAGGAAAGTTGTCATCAGTACGCGCATCTGATGCTGAGTCAGTTGAAAGCGTCAAAGATGACAACAGTGACACGTGTTCTGTTTGCAGTTCTTCGAGTTACACATCTAGTTCACAGATGG GCACAGATCGCGGCTCAGTTAGTTCAAACTTTCATTTCCGTTCTCCTTCTTTGCCAATACAGCGGTTTCAAGCTCTTACAAATATCAACCAGACCCTTCTTAGTACAAAGAGCAATTCAAATGACACCATCCATTCTAGATGCCATTCTCAGGATCTTGGAAGCTTTGTTACAGATTGCCAGTCATGGACTTCAGATCAAGCGTCCACCTCAGACGCGGTTACAAACTATTCACCGGAGAGCCAG GCGACTATCAACCTGGAGTTAGAAAAGCTAAGAATTGAACTCAGACATGTCAAAGGAATGTATGCAATGGCTCAAAGTGAGACTATGGATGCTTCTAGGAAG ATAAACAATTTAAATAAACGCTGGTTGGAGGAAGCAGTAAGGCTCAAGGAGATAAATTCTATGGAGGAGAAAGCGATAGTATCTGCAACACAAGAAAAGGAGAAGTACGAATCTGCTAAGAGGGAAGCTGATTACATGAGAGAATGTGTCGAAAGAGAAGTTGCACAAAGGAGAGAAGCAGAGATGAAAGCCATGCATGATgccaaggagaaagaaaaactTGAACAAGCACTTGTAGGTCCTGTGCAACAATACCAGAAGTTTTCATGGGATGAGATTGTTACATCCACCTCATCTTTCTCTGAGGATCTCAAGATTGGAATGGGAGCGTACGGAACTGTTTATAAGGGCAGCTTTCATCATACAACTGCAGCAGTGAAAGTCCTTCACTCTATAGAGAATCGCCAAACTAAGCAATTCCAGCAGGAG CTTGAGATCTTGAGCAAAATCCGCCATCCCCATTTGCTTCTCCTTCTCGGTGCATGTCCTGATCACAGTTGTCTAGTCTACGAGTACATGGAAAATGGTAGCTTGGAGGACAGGTTGCTGCAGAAAAACGGTACACCACCTATTCCTTGGTTTGAGAGGTTCCGAATTGCTTGGGAGGTCGCCTCAACTCTCGTCTTTCTTCACAGCACAAAGCCAAAACCAATCATCCATCGTGATCTGAAACCAGCAAATATCTTGCTTGATCATAACCTTGTGAGCAAGATTGGCGACGTTGGCCTTGCCACAATGCTTAATTCAGATCCTTCTATGTCCAGTATATACAACGACACAGGGCCTGTTGGCACTCTCTCTTACATAGACCCCGAGTATCAAAGGACAGGAATAATCTCTCCACAATCGGATGTTTATGCTTTCGGAATGGTGATCTTGCAGTTGCTTACTGCAAAACCAGCAAGAGCTATAACACATCTGGTAGAAACAGCTGTTAAGGATAAAAATTTGACGGATGTTTTGGACCCTAAAGCAGGTCATTGGCCAATGGAAGAGACAAGGCAGTTGGCTGAATTGGGATTGAGCTGCGCAGAGCTTCGACGCAGAGACAGACCTGACTTGAAAGAACAAGTAGTTCCTCTACTTGAGAGATTGAAAGAGGTTGCTGAGACAGCGAAAAATTCAGCTTCTGTGGTTCAATGCCTACCTCCTAACCACTTCATCTGTCCAATTCTTAAG GATGTGATGGATGAGCCTTGTGTGGCCGCAGATGGTTACACTTATGACCGCAAAGCGATCGAGAAATGGCTCGAAGAGAACGATAACTCGCCGATGACAAATTTGCCATTGCCAAACAAGAATGTTATACTAAACTATACTCTTCTTTCTGCAATTATGGAGTGGAAGACCAGAAAACAATAG
- the LOC137733763 gene encoding derlin-1-like translates to MSTPGEYYRSLPPVSKTYGVGCFMFAAALYFQLYNPWNIALDYGLVIKRFQVWRLVTNFFFLGPFSFPFACDLIMIARYGVALERGPFEKRTADFMWMLMFGALSLLAMAAVPYLWSPFMGTSVVFMIVYVWSREFPNSRVNIAGVVSFKGFYLPYALLTLDLMFGAPLKPDIMGMVAGHLYYFLTVLHPLSGGKFTLKTPLWVHKLVAFWGQGIQVNSPVERNPQAGVAFRGRSFRLNGSTRTSSPVQPQTSSGTTTTTQQADGVAFRGTGRRLNDP, encoded by the exons ATGTCTACGCCTGGGGA ATACTATCGATCTCTGCCGCCGGTGAGCAAGACGTATGGAGTGGGATGTTTTATGTTTGCAGCTGCCTTGTACTTCCAGCTTTATAATCCTTGGAACATAGCCCTTGATTATGGCCTTGTCATAAAACGTTTCCAG GTTTGGAGGCTTGTTACCAATTTCTTCTTCCTCGGACCCTTTTCCTTCCCGTTTGCTTGCGATCTTATAATGAT AGCAAGATATGGTGTTGCATTGGAGAGAGGACCGTTTGAAAAGAGAACGGCAGACTTTATGTGGATGCTTATGTTTGGAGCTCTCTCACTTTTG GCTATGGCTGCAGTTCCATATTTATGGTCTCCGTTTATGGGAACTTCTGTGGTTTTCATGATCGTCTATGTATGgtctcgtgagttcccaaattCACGTGTCAACATAGCTGGTGTTGTGTCCTTTAAG GGGTTCTATCTTCCTTACGCACTGCTGACTCTGGATTTGATGTTTGGAGCTCCTTTGAAGCCAGATATTATGGGGATGGTTGCAGGTCATCTCTATTACTTTTTAACTGTGCTTCATCCTCTTTCTGGTGGAAAATTCACTCTCAAGACTCCTCTCTGGGT ACACAAATTAGTAGCCTTCTGGGGTCAGGGAATCCAAGTCAATTCCCCAGTGGAGCGCAATCCACAAGCCGGAGTTGCATTCCGAGGAAGAAGCTTTCGACTCAACGGGAGTACTAGAACAAGCAGCCCAGTGCAGCCACAAACAAGCAGCGGGACTACCACCACCACACAGCAGGCTGATGGAGTTGCTTTCCGTGGGACAGGCCGGCGCCTCAACGATCCTTAA
- the LOC137735195 gene encoding uncharacterized protein, with the protein MLPRWSRAVAQLSTLGTQQNLNLRNEFYVVSRQTYARAAAVAPDTAFTVEKPLPAEPVVNLDKLFWSKPSSLALAPDSPLRIDEPQYGSFKRAILRMLLFYSKQSKSIRGANVVYKRIVSQVDKPGIYEVFNLEKTFKTTFSLLVLHMWLCLRRLKEEGKDGVEFGQHIYEIYNHDVELRVSKAGVNLLLTRWMKDLEKIFYGNIVAYDAAVLPEVKLDDLQNVIWRNVFSDDGSSQPTGDASRAVQAMARYIRRELSCLSLTDKEAMFSGNFMFTPLKGEKPKSEAAK; encoded by the exons ATGCTGCCGAGATGGAGCAGAGCTGTTGCTCAGCTCTCGACGCTGGGTACGCAGCAGAACCTGAATCTCAGAAACGAATTCTATGTCGTTTCGCGCCAAACCTATGCCAGGGCTGCTGCAGTTGCTCCCGATACGGCTTTTACTGTGGAAAAACCTCTACCTGCCGAGCCAGTG GTAAATTTggacaaattgttttggtcTAAGCCCTCCTCATTGGCTTTGGCCCCGGACTCCCCATTGAGAATTGATGAGCCACAATATGGGAGCTTTAAGCGTGCGATTCTTAGGATGTTGCTGTTTTATAGCAAACAAAGCAAGTCTATTCGAGGGGCTAATGTCGTGTATAAGCGAATTGTTTCACAAGTTGATAAGCCGGGCATCTATGAAG TATTCAATTTGGAGAAAACCTTTAAGACAACGTTCTCTCTACTTGTACTTCATATGTGGCTTTGCTTACGCCGGTTGAAAGAAGAGGGAAAGGATGGTGTTGAATTCGGGCAACACATATATGAGATTTACAATCATGATGTGGAACTTAGGGTGTCTAAGGCTGGG GTCAACTTACTACTGACTAGATGGATGAAGGATTTGGAGAAGATATTCTATGGAAATATTGTTGCTTATGATGCTGCCGTGCTTCCGGAGGTTAAACTTGATGATCTGCAAAATGTGATATGGAG GAATGTCTTTTCTGACGATGGTTCATCACAACCAACTGGAGATGCATCACGGGCAGTCCAG GCTATGGCAAGATATATTCGCCGGGAACTTTCTTGCCTGTCCTTAACAG ACAAGGAAGCTATGTTTTCTGGTAATTTCATGTTTACTCCGCTGAAGGGCGAGAAACCGAAATCGGAGGCAGCCAAGTGA
- the LOC137733764 gene encoding probable isoaspartyl peptidase/L-asparaginase 3 isoform X1: MAANRLSSLPILILTFSLLSLVIGQEASDSGQYPVVVSTWPFVEAVRTAWRAVDNGFSAVDAVVEGCSACEELRCDGTVGPGGSPDENGETTIDALVMDGVTMEVGAVAAMRYVREGIKAARLVMQYTEHTLLVGEKASAFAISMGLPGPTNLSSSESIEKWTKWKENDCQPNFWKDVVPTNSCGPYHAKDSLGLSHGLCSKTTNINPRSSPIGRHNHDTISMAVFDKMGKIAVGTSTNGATFKIPGRVGDGPIAGSSAYADDEVGACGATGDGDVMMRFLPCYQVVESMRLGMEPKLAAKDAMSRIARKFPGFVGAVFAINKKGVHAGACHGWTFQYSVRSPEMDDVKVYTVLP; the protein is encoded by the exons ATGGCTGCCAACCGTCTGAGCTCTCTACCAATTTTGATCCTTACATTTTCACTGCTTTCCTTG GTCATAGGCCAGGAAGCTTCGGATTCAGGGCAGTACCCTGTGGTGGTGAGCACATGGCCCTTCGTAGAGGCTGTCAGAACAGCATGGAGGGCTGTGGATAATGGGTTCTCCGCCGTGGATGCCGTCGTTGAGGGTTGCTCGGCTTGCGAGGAGCTCAGATGTGATGGTACAG TTGGGCCTGGTGGGAGTCCAGATGAGAACGGAGAAACTACAATCGATGCTCTGGTCATGGATGGG GTGAcgatggaggttggagctgttGCTGCCATGAGGTATGTAAGGGAAGGAATCAAAGCTGCTAGGTTAGTGATGCAGTATACCGAACACACTTTGCTTGTCGGAGAGAAGGCGTCAGCCTTTGCAATTTCAATGGGTCTTCCAGGACCAACAAACCTTAGTTCATCAGAATCCATTGAGAAGTGGACCAAATGGAAAGAAAACGACTGCCAGCCTAATTTTTGGAAAGATGTCGTACCTACTAATAGTTGTGGCCCTTATCATGCAAAGGACTCTCTAGGTCTTTCTCATGGGCTGTGTTCCAAAACCACTAATATTAACCCAAGATCATCTCCCATTGGTCGTCACAACCACGACACCATATCAATGGCAGTTTTTGATAAA ATGGGGAAAATTGCCGTTGGTACCTCGACAAATGGAGCCACATTTAAGATCCCAGGGAG GGTGGGTGATGGGCCAATTGCTGGATCTTCTGCATATGCTGATGATGAAGTTGGTGCTTGTGGTGCAACCGGAGATGGTGATGTCATGATGCGTTTCCTTCCATG TTATCAAGTTGTGGAGAGTATGAGATTAGGGATGGAACCTAAACTCGCTGCTAAGGATGCGATGTCACGAATAGCGAGAAAATTCCCTGGTTTTGTTGGAGCTGTTTTCGCCATCAATAAGAAGGGCGTGCATGCCGGTGCTTGCCACGGATGGACATTTCAGTACTCAGTGAGAAGCCCGGAGATGGACGATGTCAAGGTTTACACCGTGCTACCGTGA
- the LOC137734496 gene encoding copper transporter 2-like — protein MDDMPNMSPLPKGDLTNTTYGTMMMSSSLTWGKDVIILFPKWPNNNLSMYILALFFVFLLAVAVEVLSVLPKHRPAAKPYLSLLGQTGVHTFRTGLAYLVMLSVMSFNIGILIAAVAGHALGFFIVKCVIIFNGK, from the exons atggacGACATGCCAAATATGTCTCCTCTGCCCAAGGGCGACCTGACGAACACAACTTATGGTACCATGATGATGAGCAGCAGCCTCACATGGGGCAAAGATGTCATCATCCTCTTCCCCAAGTGGCCTAACAACAACCTCAGCATGTACATCTTGGCTctcttcttcgtcttcctccTCGCTGTCGCCGTCGAGGTATTGTCTGTTTTGCCCAAACACAGACCGGCAGCCAAACCCTACCTATCCCTTCTCGGTCAAACCGGCGTCCACACCTTTCGCACCGGTTTGGCTTACCTGGTCATGCTCTCTGTCATGTCATTCAATATCGGAATCCTCATCGCCGCCGTGGCCGGCCATGCGCTAGGTTTCTTCATCGTTAAG TGCGTGATTATATTTAACGGGAAATAG
- the LOC137735595 gene encoding acid phosphatase 1-like produces the protein MKCLKIFLLFSLLSVAFSHDTFDSHLLPRPLILEYQENTETQSKELEDEIRLHCASWRFSVEANNVNPWKTIPEECAEYVKDYLKGRAYGFDLERVSKEAAVYAKSVELNGDGKDVWIFDIDDTLLSNLPYYADHGYGLEVFDNVEFDKWVEKAMAPAIKSSLKLYEEVLSLGFKVFLLTGRTEGKRKVTVENLNNAGFRDWHKLILRSADDLEKLATIYKSEKRSEMEKEGYRILGNSGDQWSDLLGTSVSLRSFKLPNPMYYIP, from the exons ATGaagtgtttgaaaattttccttcttttttcccTGCTTTCCGTCGCGTTTTCTCACGATACCTTCGACTCCCACCTCCTGCCACGGCCGTTGATCCTTGAATACCAAGAAAACACCGAGACCCAGTCCAAGGAATTGGAGGATGAGATCAGATTACACTGCGCCAGCTGGAGATTTTCTGTGGAAGCAAACAATGTCAATCCCTGGAAAACAATCCCGGAGGAGTGTGCGGAGTATGTCAAGGATTACTTGAAGGGTCGGGCTTATGGGTTCGATCTCGAAAGGGTGTCTAAGGAGGCGGCGGTTTACGCCAAGAGTGTTGAGTTGAATGGTGATGGAAAGGATGTGTGGATTTTCGACATTGATGACACGCTGCTCTCTAATCTTCCCTATTATGCTGACCATGGTTACGG CTTGGAGGTTTTtgataatgtggagtttgataAGTGGGTTGAGAAGGCCATGGCGCCTGCCATAAAGTCCAGCTTGAAACTCTATGAAGAGGTCTTGAGTTTGGGTTTTAAGGTCTTCTTGCTCACGGGGCGCACTGAAGGGAAAAGGAAGGTTACCGTTGAGAATCTGAACAATGCAGGGTTTCGAGATTGGCATAAGCTTATTTTGAG ATCCGCTGATGACCTCGAGAAACTGGCGACGATTTACAAGTCCGAGAAGAGGAGTGAGATGGAAAAGGAGGGATATAGAATACTTGGGAATTCCGGGGACCAGTGGAGTGATTTACTGGGTACCTCAGTCTCCCTCCGCTCGTTCAAGCTTCCGAATCCTATGTATTATATTCCATGA
- the LOC137733764 gene encoding probable isoaspartyl peptidase/L-asparaginase 3 isoform X2 → MEVGAVAAMRYVREGIKAARLVMQYTEHTLLVGEKASAFAISMGLPGPTNLSSSESIEKWTKWKENDCQPNFWKDVVPTNSCGPYHAKDSLGLSHGLCSKTTNINPRSSPIGRHNHDTISMAVFDKMGKIAVGTSTNGATFKIPGRVGDGPIAGSSAYADDEVGACGATGDGDVMMRFLPCYQVVESMRLGMEPKLAAKDAMSRIARKFPGFVGAVFAINKKGVHAGACHGWTFQYSVRSPEMDDVKVYTVLP, encoded by the exons atggaggttggagctgttGCTGCCATGAGGTATGTAAGGGAAGGAATCAAAGCTGCTAGGTTAGTGATGCAGTATACCGAACACACTTTGCTTGTCGGAGAGAAGGCGTCAGCCTTTGCAATTTCAATGGGTCTTCCAGGACCAACAAACCTTAGTTCATCAGAATCCATTGAGAAGTGGACCAAATGGAAAGAAAACGACTGCCAGCCTAATTTTTGGAAAGATGTCGTACCTACTAATAGTTGTGGCCCTTATCATGCAAAGGACTCTCTAGGTCTTTCTCATGGGCTGTGTTCCAAAACCACTAATATTAACCCAAGATCATCTCCCATTGGTCGTCACAACCACGACACCATATCAATGGCAGTTTTTGATAAA ATGGGGAAAATTGCCGTTGGTACCTCGACAAATGGAGCCACATTTAAGATCCCAGGGAG GGTGGGTGATGGGCCAATTGCTGGATCTTCTGCATATGCTGATGATGAAGTTGGTGCTTGTGGTGCAACCGGAGATGGTGATGTCATGATGCGTTTCCTTCCATG TTATCAAGTTGTGGAGAGTATGAGATTAGGGATGGAACCTAAACTCGCTGCTAAGGATGCGATGTCACGAATAGCGAGAAAATTCCCTGGTTTTGTTGGAGCTGTTTTCGCCATCAATAAGAAGGGCGTGCATGCCGGTGCTTGCCACGGATGGACATTTCAGTACTCAGTGAGAAGCCCGGAGATGGACGATGTCAAGGTTTACACCGTGCTACCGTGA
- the LOC137735235 gene encoding putative kinase-like protein TMKL1, translating into MNRTQILTLIVALTSSTTLVFFLLFIYFYCKKTGKGEQKDVEKTEQKQEEVVDAEEELVTFQDGEDLTVCDILDAPGEVIGKSNYGTLYKALLQSSNSVKLLRFMRPVCTAKVEDFGEVVRHLGCVRHHNLVPLLGFYAGPRGEKLLIHPFYWRGNLAQFVRESNPDSHRWPIIYRISIGIAKGLDHLHTGFEKPIIHGNLKSKNILLDRHYRPFISDFSLHLLLNPTAGQEMLEVSASEGYKAPELIKMRDANEETDIYSLGVVLLELLTGKEPINQNPTTPDEDFSLPNFMRNAVLGHKIHDLFHPDLLLNSGVGDGEIPVTREQILKFFQLAMACCAPSPTLRPNTKKVLWKLEDIGRN; encoded by the exons ATGAACAGAACCCAGATACTAACTTTGATTGTTGCACTGACTTCATCGACAACTTTGGTGTTTTTCCTGCTTTTCATCTACTTTTACTGCAAGAAAACTGGAAAAGGTGAGCAAAAAGACGTGGAAAAAACAGAGCAGAAGCAAGAGGAAGTTGTGGACGCAGAGGAGGAGCTGGTGACTTTTCAGGATGGGGAGGACCTCACAGTCTGTGACATTCTCGATGCTCCGGGGGAAGTGATCGGAAAATCGAACTATGGCACGCTGTATAAGGCTTTGTTGCAGAGCAGCAACTCAGTAAAGTTGCTGAGGTTTATGAGGCCTGTTTGCACTGCAAAAGTTGAAGATTTTGGTGAAGTTGTTCGGCATTTGGGGTGCGTAAGGCATCATAATTTGGTGCCTCTTTTGGGATTTTATGCAGGGCCAAGAGGTGAGAAGCTTCTGATTCATCCGTTTTATTGGCGCGGCAATCTGGCTCAATTTGTGAGAG AAAGCAACCCTGACTCTCACAGATGGCCCATAATCTATAGGATCTCAATTGGTATAGCCAAAGGCTTGGATCACCTTCACACTGGCTTCGAAAAGCCAATAATTCACGGCAATCTCAAGTCGAAAAACATACTCTTGGACCGCCATTATCGCCCTTTCATCTCGGATTTCAGCCTGCATCTTCTGTTGAATCCAACTGCTGGCCAGGAAATGCTTGAAGTCTCAGCATCCGAAGGCTACAAAGCACCTGAGCTGATAAAAATGCGGGATGCGAATGAAGAGACTGATATATACAGTCTTGGGGTTGTACTGCTTGAATTGCTCACAGGGAAGGAACCAATTAATCAAAATCCAACTACACCCGACGAGGATTTTAGTTTGCCAAATTTCATGAGAAATGCAGTGCTTGGACATAAAATCCATGACTTGTTCCATCCAGATTTGCTTCTCAATAGCGGCGTCGGCGACGGTGAAATCCCGGTCACTAGAGAACAGATTCTCAAGTTCTTTCAGCTTGCTATGGCATGTTGTGCTCCTTCTCCAACGCTTAGACCAAACACCAAGAAAGTTCTGTGGAAGCTTGAAGATATCGGAAGAAACTGA